In a genomic window of Pseudomonas oryzihabitans:
- the lysS gene encoding lysine--tRNA ligase, with protein MSEQPLDSQAQEQEDNKLIAQRKEKLAALRDQQAIPFPNDFRRDSLAGDLQKQYADKTKEELEAAGIKVKVAGRIMLNRGAFMVLQDTSGRIQVYVDRKTLPAETLEAVKTWDLGDIIATEGILARSGKGDLYVNMSDVRLLTKSLRPLPDKHHGLTDTELRYRQRYVDLIVNEEVRQTFRVRSQVIAHIRRFLMERGFLEVETPMLQTIPGGAAAKPFETHHNALDMAMFLRIAPELYLKRLVVGGFEKVFEINRNFRNEGVSTRHNPEFTMLEFYQAYADYEDNMDLTEELFRELAQAVLGSTDVPYGDKVFHFGEPFVRLSVYDSILKYNPDITAADLNDVEKARAIAKKAGAKVLGHEGLGKLQVMIFEELVESKLEQPHFITEYPFEVSPLARRNDQNPNVTDRFELFIGGREIANAYSELNDAEDQAARFMLQVQEKDAGDDEAMHYDADFINALEYGMPPTAGEGIGIDRLVMLLTNSPSIRDVILFPHMRPQ; from the coding sequence ATGAGCGAACAACCCCTAGACTCCCAAGCCCAGGAACAGGAAGACAACAAGCTGATCGCCCAGCGCAAGGAAAAGCTTGCCGCGCTGCGCGACCAGCAGGCCATTCCCTTCCCCAACGACTTCCGTCGCGACAGCCTGGCCGGTGACCTGCAGAAGCAGTACGCCGACAAGACCAAGGAAGAGCTGGAGGCCGCGGGCATCAAGGTCAAGGTGGCCGGGCGCATCATGCTCAACCGTGGCGCCTTCATGGTGCTGCAGGACACCAGCGGGCGCATCCAGGTCTACGTCGACCGCAAGACCCTGCCGGCCGAGACCCTGGAAGCGGTCAAGACCTGGGACCTGGGCGACATCATCGCCACCGAGGGCATCCTGGCCCGCTCCGGCAAGGGCGATCTCTACGTCAACATGAGCGACGTGCGCCTGCTGACCAAGTCGCTACGTCCGCTGCCCGACAAGCACCACGGCCTGACCGACACCGAGCTGCGCTATCGCCAGCGCTACGTCGACCTGATCGTCAACGAAGAGGTCCGCCAGACCTTCCGCGTGCGCTCCCAGGTCATCGCCCACATCCGCCGGTTCCTCATGGAGCGCGGTTTCCTCGAAGTGGAAACCCCCATGCTGCAGACCATCCCCGGCGGCGCGGCGGCCAAGCCCTTCGAGACCCACCACAACGCCCTCGACATGGCCATGTTCCTGCGCATCGCGCCGGAGCTGTACCTCAAGCGCCTGGTAGTGGGTGGCTTCGAGAAGGTCTTCGAGATCAACCGCAACTTCCGTAACGAAGGCGTCTCGACCCGGCACAACCCCGAGTTCACCATGCTCGAGTTCTACCAGGCCTACGCCGACTACGAAGACAACATGGACCTCACCGAGGAACTGTTCCGCGAGCTGGCCCAGGCCGTGCTCGGCAGCACCGACGTGCCCTATGGCGACAAGGTCTTCCACTTCGGCGAGCCCTTCGTGCGCCTGTCGGTGTACGACTCCATCCTCAAGTACAACCCGGACATCACCGCGGCCGATCTCAACGACGTCGAAAAGGCCCGCGCCATCGCCAAGAAAGCCGGCGCCAAGGTGCTCGGTCACGAAGGCCTGGGCAAGCTGCAGGTGATGATTTTCGAGGAGCTGGTGGAGAGCAAGCTGGAGCAGCCGCACTTCATCACCGAGTACCCCTTCGAGGTCTCGCCGCTGGCGCGCCGCAACGACCAGAATCCCAACGTCACCGACCGTTTCGAGCTGTTCATCGGTGGCCGCGAGATCGCCAACGCCTACTCCGAGCTCAACGACGCCGAAGACCAAGCCGCGCGCTTCATGCTGCAGGTCCAGGAAAAGGACGCCGGTGACGACGAGGCCATGCACTACGACGCCGACTTCATCAACGCCCTGGAATACGGCATGCCGCCCACCGCTGGCGAAGGCATTGGCATCGACCGCCTGGTGATGCTGCTGACCAACTCGCCGTCGATCCGCGACGTCATCCTCTTCCCGCACATGCGTCCGCAATAA
- the cbpA gene encoding curved DNA-binding protein, with product MDFKDYYEVLGVTPDVDDKTLKTAYRKLARKYHPDVSKEADAEARFKEVAEAYDVLRDPHKRAEYDQVRLYQQQGERFQVPPDWQPGSGDDYSDPHAGFGADYSDFFESLFGAAGRSQQGGFARRGRDVELELPLFLEESHAGTTKPLSFSLPQRDELGRRVGETTKTLNVKIPAGSTDGERIRLKGQGEPGIGGAEAGDLYLVIRLVPHPLFDVDGQDLVVSVPLAPWEAALGAKVQVPTLDGQIMLSIPAGSQSGARLRVRGKGLAGKGGQGDLHALLKVVMPPKGDEETQALWRQLAERAAFDPRHDWRKVR from the coding sequence ATGGACTTCAAGGACTACTACGAGGTGCTCGGCGTAACCCCCGACGTCGACGACAAGACGCTCAAGACCGCCTATCGCAAACTGGCGCGCAAGTACCATCCCGATGTGAGCAAGGAGGCCGATGCCGAAGCTCGCTTCAAGGAGGTGGCCGAGGCCTATGACGTCTTGCGCGATCCGCACAAGCGCGCCGAGTACGACCAGGTGCGCCTCTACCAGCAGCAGGGCGAGCGCTTCCAGGTGCCGCCGGACTGGCAGCCGGGTTCGGGCGATGACTACAGCGATCCCCATGCCGGCTTTGGCGCGGACTATTCCGATTTCTTCGAATCCCTGTTCGGTGCTGCCGGGCGCTCGCAGCAGGGCGGCTTCGCCCGCCGCGGGCGCGACGTCGAGCTGGAATTGCCGCTGTTTCTCGAAGAGAGCCATGCCGGCACCACCAAGCCGCTGAGTTTTTCCCTGCCGCAGCGCGATGAGCTCGGCCGGCGGGTCGGCGAGACCACCAAGACCCTCAACGTCAAGATTCCCGCCGGCAGTACCGACGGCGAACGCATCCGCCTGAAAGGCCAAGGCGAGCCGGGTATCGGCGGGGCGGAGGCCGGAGATCTCTATCTGGTCATCCGTCTGGTGCCGCACCCCCTGTTCGACGTGGATGGCCAGGACCTGGTGGTCAGCGTGCCGCTCGCACCCTGGGAAGCGGCCCTGGGTGCCAAGGTGCAGGTGCCGACGCTGGATGGCCAGATCATGCTCAGCATTCCGGCTGGCAGCCAGAGCGGCGCGCGCCTGCGAGTACGCGGCAAGGGCCTCGCCGGCAAGGGCGGGCAGGGCGATCTGCATGCGTTGCTCAAGGTGGTGATGCCACCCAAGGGCGATGAAGAAACCCAGGCGCTGTGGCGCCAACTGGCCGAGCGGGCGGCCTTCGATCCCCGCCACGACTGGAGGAAAGTCCGATGA
- a CDS encoding chaperone modulator CbpM translates to MSSLIVLQEFCVLCEVSEPVVVEIVEHGILAPQRGKRPAEWHFDTGALYRARRAVRLRQELELDWAATALALHLLDEVEELRRENQRLRQRLERFAGELRDV, encoded by the coding sequence ATGAGCAGTCTGATCGTCCTGCAGGAATTCTGCGTGCTCTGCGAGGTGAGCGAGCCCGTGGTGGTGGAGATCGTCGAACACGGCATCCTGGCCCCGCAACGCGGCAAGCGCCCGGCCGAATGGCATTTCGACACCGGAGCCCTGTACCGCGCCCGCCGCGCCGTCCGCCTGCGCCAGGAGCTGGAATTGGATTGGGCCGCCACGGCCCTGGCCTTGCACCTCTTGGACGAGGTGGAGGAGCTGCGGCGGGAGAATCAGCGGCTGCGCCAGAGATTGGAGCGGTTTGCCGGTGAGCTGCGGGATGTGTGA
- the prfB gene encoding peptide chain release factor 2 (programmed frameshift), with protein sequence MEINPIVTSIKDLTSRTQTIRGYLDYDLKKDRLVEVERELEDPNVWNKPEYAQNLGRERAQLAQVVGTLDELSGGLADASDLLEMAAEEEDQGAVDDVATEVERLRGILEKLEFRRMFSGEMDPNNCYLDIQAGSGGTEAQDWANMLLRMYLRWADQHGFSAEIVELSEGEVAGIKGATVHIKGEYAFGWLRTEIGVHRLVRKSPFDSGNRRHTSFTAVFVSPEIDDNIEIEINPSDLRVDTYRSSGAGGQHVNTTDSAVRITHVPTNTVVACQNERSQHANRDTAMKMLRAKLYELEMQKRNAASQALEDSKSDIGWGHQIRSYVLDASRIKDLRTGVERSDCDKVLDGDLDEYLEASLKQGI encoded by the exons ATGGAAATCAACCCGATCGTCACCAGCATCAAGGACCTAACCAGCCGTACCCAGACCATTCGGGGGTATCTT GACTACGATCTGAAAAAGGATCGTCTGGTCGAAGTCGAGCGCGAGCTCGAAGACCCCAATGTCTGGAACAAGCCCGAGTACGCCCAGAACCTCGGCCGTGAGCGCGCCCAGCTGGCCCAGGTGGTCGGTACCCTGGACGAGCTGAGCGGTGGCCTGGCCGATGCCAGTGATCTGCTGGAGATGGCCGCCGAAGAGGAAGACCAGGGTGCGGTCGATGACGTGGCGACCGAGGTCGAGCGCCTGCGCGGCATCCTCGAGAAGCTGGAATTCCGCCGCATGTTCAGCGGCGAGATGGACCCCAACAACTGCTACTTGGACATCCAGGCCGGCTCCGGCGGCACCGAGGCCCAGGACTGGGCCAACATGCTGCTGCGCATGTACCTGCGCTGGGCCGACCAGCACGGCTTCAGCGCCGAGATCGTCGAACTCTCCGAAGGCGAGGTCGCCGGCATCAAGGGCGCCACGGTGCATATCAAGGGCGAATACGCCTTCGGCTGGTTGCGCACCGAGATCGGCGTGCACCGCCTGGTGCGCAAGAGTCCCTTCGACTCGGGCAACCGGCGCCACACCTCCTTCACCGCGGTGTTCGTCTCGCCCGAGATCGACGACAACATCGAGATCGAGATCAACCCGTCCGACCTGCGCGTCGACACCTACCGCTCCTCCGGCGCCGGTGGTCAGCACGTGAACACCACCGACTCCGCGGTGCGGATCACCCACGTGCCCACCAACACCGTGGTGGCCTGCCAGAACGAGCGCTCCCAGCACGCCAACCGGGACACCGCCATGAAGATGCTGCGGGCTAAGTTGTACGAGCTGGAGATGCAGAAGCGCAACGCCGCCTCCCAGGCGCTGGAAGATTCCAAGTCCGATATCGGCTGGGGCCACCAGATCCGCTCCTATGTGCTCGACGCCTCGCGGATCAAGGATCTGCGCACCGGCGTGGAACGCAGCGATTGCGACAAGGTGCTCGACGGCGATCTGGACGAATACCTCGAAGCCAGCCTCAAGCAGGGCATCTAA